TGGTGGTCTATCGACCTAGGTAACGCTTACCTGAGCAAAGAAGCCACTCCAGTACAGTGGAAAGCCGGTGAGAAGTACCTGAAAGATTTCGCCCGGATGCTCTACCGTGAAGACTTGGCTGTTCAGGTAGCCGAAGCCGAAAAGCAGATGGTAGCTTCGCAGAACAACCACATTGCCGTTATTGCTAAAGCTGAAACGATCAAGAAGGACATCGAGAAAAACAAAGCACGTAAAGTTGAAATTCAGCAGCAGCTAGCTCAGAACGCAGCCGAACTGCTCCAATACAACAACCAGATCGATGCTAACCTGAAAGAGCAAGAAGCCGCTCGCGCCGACATTGTCAACATGCGTGTGGCCTTGGAAGCTGTTAAAGACCGCGCTAATAAGATTGAGTAATTAAAAGCTAGGTTAGGTTACGCTATACTTATCTATACAAGAAGCCCCGCCATTATGGTGGGGCTTCTTCCTTTTAGGGCTAGTTGCGGGTTATTGCATAGCCTCGCGCACCTGCTGCTCTGCGGCGTGCTCATCTTTCCACCCCACGATATGCACTGCGCCCAACTGACCATGATGCATAAACCACAGGCGCAAACTAGTCTGTACGGCTGGGTAGTGCTGCCGTAGGGCGGCCCATGTTGTAATATCTGGCAGAATCTGCTGACTAGGCCGGGAAGGCACCGCTAAGATTACTTTTTCCAGCACGCCACCTTCTTCCAGTATTAGTAACCCAATGGGAAGTATTTCCAAAACAGTACCACTAGGCTGGCTTTCGGTAAGCACAAGAACCGACTGTGGCTTGCCAACTGGAAAGCTAGGTGTCGGCGTGGTGTAGGTGCCTGGA
This Hymenobacter sp. GOD-10R DNA region includes the following protein-coding sequences:
- a CDS encoding inorganic diphosphatase, whose amino-acid sequence is MVGLVGCQPDYVNLPTFSPERKLLQAVIETPAGTNHEMMYDPASKEFRSRQHAGTDYVIEFLPFPGNYGFIPGTYTTPTPSFPVGKPQSVLVLTESQPSGTVLEILPIGLLILEEGGVLEKVILAVPSRPSQQILPDITTWAALRQHYPAVQTSLRLWFMHHGQLGAVHIVGWKDEHAAEQQVREAMQ